In a genomic window of Petrotoga sibirica DSM 13575:
- a CDS encoding ABC transporter permease: MLKYIVRRLILAIPVLLGVSVISFFVMQLAPGDFLDTYRINPNISREKIQELETLYGLDKNPVTQYFLWLGNILKGDWGYSFVYKIDVWQVMLRRLEATLLLGVTTFIFTWGIGIPLGITAALHQYKFTDQALSTVGLIGISIPNFFFALLWLMWSANTGIFPIGGMLSREFANFPWYKQIGDFFWHVAGPVITLGTASLAGTMRVMRGQILDEMNQDYAEFAKAKGMPSDVVIYKHTLRNAINPVITSLGFSLSSILGGALITEYVFSWPGLGSLMRDAIFQQDIYLVMANLLLQGILLITGNLIADILLAASDPRVRLRMSA, translated from the coding sequence TTGCTTAAGTATATAGTTAGAAGACTTATTCTTGCTATACCTGTGTTGTTAGGAGTGTCGGTTATCTCATTTTTTGTGATGCAATTGGCACCGGGCGATTTTTTAGATACATATAGAATAAATCCCAATATTAGCCGCGAGAAGATTCAAGAATTAGAGACGTTGTATGGGTTGGATAAAAATCCTGTAACCCAGTATTTCTTGTGGTTAGGGAATATTCTCAAGGGGGATTGGGGATACTCATTTGTTTATAAAATAGATGTTTGGCAAGTGATGCTAAGAAGATTAGAAGCCACACTTTTGTTGGGGGTGACAACGTTTATCTTTACCTGGGGAATCGGCATACCTTTAGGAATAACTGCTGCCCTTCACCAATACAAATTTACTGACCAAGCCCTTTCTACTGTTGGACTCATAGGTATTTCAATCCCGAACTTCTTTTTTGCCCTATTATGGTTAATGTGGTCTGCAAATACAGGGATATTTCCTATCGGTGGGATGCTATCACGCGAATTTGCTAATTTTCCATGGTACAAACAGATAGGTGATTTTTTCTGGCATGTGGCTGGTCCTGTAATTACCTTGGGAACCGCATCTCTTGCTGGAACTATGCGTGTTATGAGAGGGCAGATTTTAGATGAGATGAACCAAGATTATGCTGAGTTTGCAAAAGCAAAAGGGATGCCTTCAGACGTTGTCATTTACAAGCATACGTTGAGAAACGCTATAAATCCTGTGATTACCTCGCTGGGTTTCAGTTTATCTTCGATATTGGGTGGTGCATTGATAACGGAATATGTGTTTTCATGGCCAGGTTTAGGATCGTTGATGAGAGATGCGATTTTCCAGCAAGATATTTATTTGGTAATGGCGAATTTGTTATTGCAAGGTATTCTTTTAATAACGGGTAATTTGATCGCTGATATCTTACTTGCGGCATCTGATCCTCGTGTCAGATTAAGAATGAGTGCTTAA
- a CDS encoding ABC transporter substrate-binding protein, translating into MRKLLVLVVVVLSALTIFAEEAYNPEWLIADVEGGQRGGTLYLATTSGPKTLNTYWAQETSSSIIINQGDVSLLSNDFYGQPTQPSLAKDWGVERTEDGGTLYWFVMREGVRWSDGHPLTIDDVVFTWEKIIVPDLTADGNDVYMDAEGNLPELTVEGNKIMFKYPTVFRFGFQTVGGFAIMPKHVLEDKVTDAETFQSTWTVEQIDQLVVGGPFKVTEYTEGVRVVLERNPYYFEKTKDGVQLPYLDRIVFEIVTDSNVARLRFEAGETDMHGPAAKDFPALRAQADKKGWNVIVGPATAGSNFVAFNFNAADPVHREWFRNDNFRKAIAYAFDKQTIIDTLYNGLAVPCYGPRTNSSAFYNPKIEELGFRHSLVTAQRLLREAGFSLNEKGELVDWDGNVVEFELNTNGENVVRNEIAVILVDSLAKLGIKVNYRPLQFNAVVQKLYSANLDAIIIGLVGGDDPGWGTNVWLLDGGLHFWNWSPEVMDWVDPDEYWVHPAEQRIDEILRVSRSILDKDELQKLWDEWQMLIAENQILVYTISQNYLNMHKNTLHLYPVEKYGTINPYGYSYSPGMWKIEYAWKE; encoded by the coding sequence ATGAGAAAGTTGTTGGTACTTGTAGTAGTGGTTTTAAGCGCCTTGACGATTTTTGCGGAAGAAGCTTACAACCCCGAGTGGCTTATCGCCGATGTCGAAGGTGGTCAGAGAGGCGGAACCTTGTACCTTGCAACAACATCTGGCCCTAAAACTCTAAATACTTACTGGGCTCAAGAGACGTCCTCTTCTATCATCATCAATCAAGGTGATGTGTCGTTACTCAGTAACGATTTTTATGGGCAGCCCACACAACCGTCACTTGCAAAAGATTGGGGAGTAGAACGTACAGAAGATGGAGGTACCCTATACTGGTTTGTGATGAGAGAAGGGGTAAGATGGTCTGATGGGCACCCACTAACCATTGACGATGTAGTATTTACATGGGAAAAGATAATAGTTCCGGATCTCACCGCAGATGGTAACGATGTTTATATGGACGCTGAAGGTAATCTCCCGGAATTGACTGTCGAAGGTAATAAAATCATGTTCAAATATCCTACAGTATTCAGATTTGGGTTTCAAACAGTTGGCGGATTTGCAATAATGCCAAAACACGTTTTAGAGGACAAAGTAACGGATGCAGAAACTTTCCAATCCACTTGGACGGTAGAACAAATTGATCAACTCGTAGTTGGTGGCCCATTTAAAGTTACAGAGTACACCGAAGGAGTTAGGGTAGTTCTGGAAAGAAACCCCTATTACTTTGAAAAGACAAAAGACGGTGTCCAACTTCCATACTTAGATAGAATTGTCTTCGAAATAGTAACAGACAGCAATGTTGCAAGATTGAGATTTGAGGCAGGAGAAACAGATATGCATGGTCCTGCTGCTAAGGACTTTCCAGCTTTGAGAGCCCAAGCTGATAAAAAAGGATGGAATGTAATAGTAGGACCAGCGACCGCAGGGTCAAACTTTGTGGCTTTCAATTTCAACGCAGCAGATCCTGTTCATAGAGAATGGTTCAGAAACGATAATTTCAGAAAAGCCATAGCGTATGCCTTTGATAAACAAACTATCATAGATACATTGTACAACGGTTTAGCGGTACCTTGCTATGGCCCAAGAACTAATTCTTCTGCTTTCTACAATCCTAAAATCGAGGAGTTGGGATTCAGACACTCTCTCGTCACAGCACAGAGGCTACTAAGAGAAGCAGGTTTTAGTTTGAATGAGAAAGGTGAGTTAGTAGATTGGGATGGTAACGTCGTCGAATTTGAATTGAACACCAACGGTGAAAACGTGGTTAGAAACGAAATTGCTGTAATTTTAGTTGATTCCTTAGCAAAACTAGGAATCAAAGTTAACTACAGGCCGTTGCAATTCAACGCCGTGGTTCAAAAATTATACTCCGCTAACTTGGATGCAATTATCATAGGATTAGTTGGAGGAGACGATCCCGGATGGGGTACAAACGTTTGGTTGTTAGATGGTGGATTACATTTCTGGAATTGGTCTCCTGAAGTTATGGATTGGGTTGATCCAGATGAATATTGGGTACACCCAGCAGAGCAAAGAATCGATGAGATTTTGAGAGTTTCCCGTTCAATATTAGATAAAGACGAGCTCCAAAAACTTTGGGACGAATGGCAAATGTTGATTGCAGAAAATCAGATTCTTGTTTACACAATTTCGCAGAATTATTTAAACATGCATAAAAATACTTTGCATTTGTATCCTGTAGAAAAATATGGAACGATTAACCCTTACGGTTATTCCTACTCTCCAGGTATGTGGAAAATTGAGTACGCTTGGAAAGAATAG